CAAATTGTTAATTATATTGATACTTGTTATGAGTATAGTTCTTTGCACTAAATTCAACAATTTAAACGGATAAACGTTCTGAAGGGGGTAAAAATGTGATTTATTTAAAGGATACTAGCCTTCAGACTTGCATTACATTAGTTGAACTCCTTTATCGAGTTTGCATGTGTGATTATAACACTTGATCTGTGTCTGTTGATTATGGGTTTGGATCTCATTTCTCAGTGAAATGAATTAGTCTTTCACGTTTACTTAGATTTCACCAAAGCTAGTGAAATGCATAAGTGGTATTTGTTTTATGTCACAGGTTGCAATGGCAACTGCTGCCAAAGCAAAATTACTTCTTCGGGAGCTGAAAACTGTTAAAGCCGATCTGGCTTTTGCCAAGGAAAGATGTTCTCaactagaagaagaaaataaacgcCTTCGCGACAGTCGTGAGAAGGGAGTAAACCGAGCGGATGATGACTTGGTATGTATGATGTGTTAAGGATCATTGTCTAATTCTTTGTTTCTCATGTTGTGCATAACTGCACATACTTGCTCAAGTATATCATTAGCTCTGCTTCCTCAATGTTGCATAGAGTTTATAACTCAGAAAAGGAGGATTCATGAACTAATTGTTCTAacatgtatacatatatattatctGATTTTATCAGATTCGCCACCAATTGGAGACTCTTTTGGCTGAGAAGGGTCGATTAGCCAGTGAGAATTCAGTTTATGCACGAGAGAACCGTTTCCTGAGGGAAGTTGTAGAATACCATCAACTCACAATGCAAGATGTTGTGTATTTATCTGACGAAGAAACAGAAGTTTACCCCCTATGTTCCCTTTCTCCGCGCTCATCTCCACCTCCATCCCCACCACCAGAGGACCTTTCATCTAGGATCACACCAGTTACCAAGGAAATACTTTCTGCCCACATTAACCCCCAAGCGAATAATGATGCTTCTCGAAATGAGGTCACACCAAGTTCAGATATCTCACCTTCTGTAGCAGAGGAAGCTAAAACACCTTCTGTAGCAGAGGAAGGTAAAACAGATTCTGTAGCAGAAGAAAGTAAAATAGATTCTGTAGCAGAAGACAGTAAAACAGATTCTGTAACAGAAGACACTAAAAGACCCCCTGCATCTTCTGCCTAAAGATTAGTGTAgcatttgttctttttcttttgttcctccttttttctcttggagagaggaagaggaggagggtgGAAGAGAGATATTAATTATCCCACTGCCTGCAATACTATTAATCTGTGCATGTAATACTTTGTTTGAGGTTGGATTGTCTCCAGTGTCCTGTGTGCCTCAGTACCAGATCAAAAATTTGTCCATGTCTTCCTTGTACAACCAGTTCgtgatttttttgttcttgagtTTCAGAATTCTTATTTGATTGTAGTTGTTTGAAATAATGTGACTCTTATTCCTCTAGTAATTGGTACAATACAGAATTATTGTTCTTCTAGCTATCTTGGTGTATGCTAAAAGGTATGATCAGCTGGAGGATGTATAAGTCTTTGGAAACGCTCATTTGCTCTCCAGTTTGTCAGCTTCTTATGCTGATACAGAAATCTTTGaacattttcttttttagtgtCTGGAAGAGAAACAAATGTATATATCTACAGCAAAGGATGAGGGCCATGAGGCCAGTGATAAGGATATTATAAATTGAGATATAATCATTTGACTTGAACAAAGGCAGAAAAAGAATGGTGAAGATTTCATCCACTGCCTATTATAAACATAAAAGGAGAAATTTACAGTTCTGGGAAAAAATTTGTGCTGGTTTAACCATTCCTTGGGTGTCGAGTCTCAAGTTCAAGCGAGTTTCAGCTCAACTCCAGTTCAGTTAGGGTCCAGCAATCACAGAGATCCGGTGCAGGACATGTTGTTCGTCGGTATATTGCCATTGACATTTGAGAGTTCAGAATCTGGGAATAAATGAAGTACTGCAATTGAAACGAATGATTTGTAATACTGTGATCAGGTTACTGAATTTGAGATTATTGCCATTTCTGTTTGGAGTGAAGAAAAATTGTAATTTCTTCATAAAATGTTGTGGTTTTTGGACCAGTGATAGCTGGAGTGGATTAAGATTCAAATGACCCCTCGTAGAAGTTATAATTGTTAGGAAAGAACACAGTGAATAAACATGTGAAATTTCCATTAGGAAACTAAATCACATAATTTTCATGCATGCAAGGAGTTGGAAcaggaaggggggggggggggggggagagagagagagatgaaaattTCGAAGTTTGAACAACTTTTGTATGCAAAATATTCTGACGTTGTCGTCTGCTCATCTATTTGACATAATTTTGCCTTCCTATTTCATACATCATCAAGCAGCAAGTCTATTCAGTATGAAGaatgaaacaaaagaaagaattaCTGGAAGAAGAAACACAATTCCTTTAGGCAGAATCTCAAAGCTCTCAGATCCTTCTTCAGCAATGGTCTCCAAATTCGGACACTGTGAAGGTTTTTGGTGGGATATCACAGCCGGTGGTGCAACTTCACAACTCAATACCTTTGCCATAGCCATATTGAGaatcaaatcaatccaataCACTCAAGGAAAGAGGGAGCGAAAGAGATTGTGTTCCTCTTGCAGAATACGACCAATGAAGCTAATTCTTCAAGCAACTGTTACATGGAAATGGTATCGGACAGAAGGCTATGGGAGCCATCCTATATATACATTAAATTAGGAAATGTCCTGAATTAAAGGTCCCAAAAACAGGATGTGGTAGTTGGTCTTGCTGTACAAATTAGTGGTGGACATGAGGCCATGCCAGAGAAATATTTGTAGAAACTAGCTCTTAAGCAAAGAAAGATTGCACGTTACACAATTGTCGTTTGCCACCCACCAAAAAACATGGCAAATCTAGAATCTGGATGGAAAATAATATGaccaaaaaagaagcaaaataaTAATGGAAAATGTTCTAGACAAAAGGGGAGGGCAACTCTAAAATTCCATTCAAGGCAAACGATTAGATATAAACGCAAATGGTGATTAAAGGAACTTCTCTGTTGCTTAATTGGCGAATTACATACattttttgacattttctcAATACGTCTGTATGAACAGTAGCCAGTTCAGTTATACCCAACTACTTTTCTTTCCAGGGGTAAATCATGAACAAGGCACAGCAAAAATACAATCGAATATACCAGTGTGTAGTCACAAGGATGAGGAGATGCCTGCTTCGAATGATAATTCGAACTTCAAAGCAGAAACAGACCTCGTTTTTACAGTTGAACGATCTTAAAACAGCTGGAAGAACAAACTCGTTGATCCATCGCCAAACGATCTAAGATCTGCAGGTTTTACCAAAGCCCTGCACAACGGGCAGGTTCGTTCCCTCTCAAACCTGAAAAAAGTGGCGTCAGCAAACGAAAATAAAGGTCAGATCAAATCCCATCCCAAGTAGGTTGAACAAACTTTAACAATTTGTCAAACTAATAACTGAGATATCTAACATACGTTGTTTGATAACTATATCTTTTAAACAAACAATTACCAATTTACTTGGTTCTTGAAAGATGTTAATCTTGATATCAAGAGCTTGCAGTCAAGATAATTGGTAGGTAGGAAAATAGTTTCAACAAAGAACCAATGCGACAAAGGTCGTTGACAGTTATCAAATGCAATATATAAAAAAGTAAAATCtagacaacaaaaaataaactaaCCACTCTGATACACAGTCCTCACAGAAGATGTGTTTACAACGAAGCAAGATAGGAGCATGCATTTTCTCCTGGCAGATGGCACATAGATCGCCAGCTGCACTGACCTGCAGCACACCACCAATAACTTAGAATGCATGAAACACCGGCTCTTCAAATGCAAGGACAATTTCCACCAAATAATGCTCCGAAACCTTGAACTATCTCAAGACCAAATGCAAGTATTACAGTAACAGAATGTTAGGGCAAAGATCCGGTATTTTTATCTACAACCAATTAGCTTTCTCGGTAACATTTGCTCACAAATAGTGATTAACAAAAATTAAGTGGATTACTTGTTCAATGCTACAATTGGTAATGAACCCCCAGACAAACCAGTGACCAAACCATCTTTTAGTTCCACGGTAGTAGAGTACAATGGTTTTAGAGAGAAAATCAACTGGTCGATCCAAAGACCTGGCAGACTGTGATATGacagaaatccaccaagatacAAAACAGAGGACATGGACTACACATTAGCTCAACTTCAAGTATTCCATTAACCAGGTTTACAGGTTTTTAGTTTGTATCAATAATCTGAAGAATATATCAGTAATCCCAGTTGACCAAACTATTAAAAACATCATACAAGCAGACCACTGGGGGAGTCCAGTTTACCTGCTCTGATGTTGCATACGCCCCATAGTGAACCTCTTTACGAGACAAGGCCTTCAATGCAGCAAAGAAAGATTGTACCTATCCGCATCCAACAAGTGAAGCGGAAAACAGTAATGACATGTGAAAAACAACTCTTGGCAGAACTTATTCTTCATTAAAGTTGCACAATTGAAATACTGGGAacataaaaattatattaaagtaAAACTACCTTCTCAACAACAGACGTAAGCTTGAAGGTCAAATATAACCCTGTCATTAGTGAAGAAAAGAGACTACCATATTCTTTGTTCAAGAAGAAACGATACCACACTGGTGTTGGTAACAAGGCCCGGTACAACAGAAGTAGATACTCAACCAATGTAAGCATTTGACCCTGGAAAAAAGGCACGCACTTCTATGGTCAGAAAATATGGAGCAAAAAAAAAGTGACAAGGAGGGGTGCTAATTTTATAAACCTAGTTCATTGCAATTCTAGCAATcaaatgaaaggcaaaaagtaATCACAACCAATTCATTAGAAGTGCCTTCAGCCGGTTCCTGTTGTTTCATTTagtcttttcccaaaagaaaagaagtcctCTGAATAACTATTGCTTAATTTCTTATTACCTCACCTGCTTACGATAGTTACGTCCTCTGCTGTTCTTGTAGTACATTAATAGAATACACTTGATCACCATTGCTGCCTGCCGGACCAAGGTATCTGAAAAAAACCAATTGACGTGACCATTTGCATCGCAATAAATTTAACTTACAACTGGCACACAGCATTACAAAGAGGAAATCTAAAAATATGGTTTTATTTCAAAGCTTTGTGACATATATGATCAGCAAAATGCTCTGTAAAGAATAAATGTACTGATTTGTTTCTGTCTCTGACCATGAATAAACACGTCTGCATCCACAGAAAGTTAAAAAGTACAAGTACAGGACCAAAAATCATGCTGTACAAGAAAACGGTAACTACATGTGAAAAAGCACCTTTGAAGCTGAGATTTGAGCTTATATTATATACAATATAGAAAACTTAAGTTCTTATTACCATCTCATTGCTAGCCTAAAAATAGTGCCACATAATGCAGGTTATATGTAGATAAGATCACTTCAGAATACTATTTGAAACAGAATAATTCAAAGTTCAACATCCAAAAAGAACAGCTACAATGAAAACTTGGGACAAAAAAATTACCATTAACCATGATGATAAAAACAGCATGCCAGAAAGGTGGTATAACTTTGGGAGGAAGCATAACTAATGGGTACAGAAGATCATCATTCTGATACCACCAGTAAACACCAATCACATGAACTGCGAATGCAATAGAGATGCCTACTAGAACAGAGATTTTCCTCTCTCCCTGCACCAACATATCATATTCTTAACAAATAAAACCTCACTAGACACAACAAAAACTAATGACAGGtgcaaaaaataaatgaaagcaTTTCAATAATACCTTCAGAGCTGTCTGTTTCCTTAGGATATCATTCGACTTAAACATAACAGCAGCAATCCAGATAGTAACAAAGAAACCTGCAAGTTATTGCAGAATAAAAAAATGGTTTATGGATTTGATTTGAAAAGGGGCTAAAGATAGCCAATAAAGCTGGCTTAAATATGGTCGTAATGAGAATCATTTTTCTACAACTTCAAGCAGccctttttaatattttaatgaCAAAGAACAGATTTGGatgcaaaaaagaaaagttgatTCCAGACTAATTCTTTGATACATGTCAACTTGATAAAGTTTTAACTGATGAGGCAACATGCAAAAGAGGCAACATGGTGTTGACAATCAAGGTGGAAATGATTACAACCAGTGGTCAGCATACAACTGAGGTAAGGGCCAACTGGCTAGGGTTTCCAAACTGTAGCTTCCTAGGGAACTTGGGAGACATCAACCAAGAAATGGGCCCTTGGCAGTAGAAAGATTACCACTGAGTATCCACAACAGACTACAGAATATGGTTAGGTGACACCATATAAAAGAGCCTTTCACCGAATTGTTCACTTATAAATCCCGGAAGGAGTATCAAGCCAATAGTCATCGATAGCAATATGTGGAACAGAGGTCTAACTACAAGTGaccattaattttcttttgcaATGGAAAAAGGCATGATTCATTTCAGTAAACATACGCTTGAAGACACTTACCTTGCAAATGCTGGCGAATGAAGACCACCAATAGAAGCAAGGAAAAGGGCAGGACCTGCTCAATCCACCTAGCTGCCTGCTGAATATCATATCTCTGGTACGAAGAATCCCTGCCATTAGCCCCAGCACCATCACCAGCTTCTCCATCAGCACTTCCATTCATCGATTGTGACATGCCGTCTCCAGAACCAACATCCGTCCTACCATCTCCCTGACCCTCCTCCGATACCACTGTAACAGAGCCCACCCTAGCTATTGGCTGTCCGGAAACATCATTTTGCAGAAGACTACTCTCCCTCAACTGTCCAACTACTAAACCACCCCCTTCCCTATCATGCTCTTGCTCCCCTGCACCAATTATCCTAATCGAAACCTCCCCATCATTGCTCGATTGATCCACCTGACCGTGATGGTGCTCCCTGAACGCGGCAGCGCTACGTCCCCCAATCAAAGACTCGGCTTCTTGGTGACTGGACCGGCCGCGCAGAAGGCCCGAGTACTCCAACAAGGCAGACAGTGGTGCCTGAATAAAATTGGAAGCAGATAGCATTCCATATCTTCTAGAGCTACTATTGCTCGAAACCGGAGCTCTGTACGAGTCCAGATGATTGCCACCTGGCGCTTCCATTTGCCTAAACGCCCAAACCCTAATACAGATGAACAATTCGAAGCAAATTCATCGCCAATTATAATAAAGATGAATCCTTTCTCTCGTAAAAACCAAGAAAACGAAATGAAAAGGCGAAATTCAAAGCAGAATCCGCAAGAAACGAAGAAATGGGAGAGAGGGCTGACCTTCGAAAGCGCAGTGGTGATGGGGCTTCAGGGGAGAGACGGCATCGGAGAAACGCGGACCGGACGAAATCGCGCCGGCGGCGCTGCCAAGACGGAATCTTGGGAGGGCCGGAGAGCAGCGATTGCCGGATGGAATTGCGCGATGATGAGTGGAAGGCTAGGGTTTGCAGAGAAATGTGGGAGAGgttgatgatggtgatgatgatgatggtgatgggTATGTGTGAGGTTTGGGAATGGAATTCAAGAATTGGTTTTTGGGTAATTTGGGCTGTGTTTGGCGGGTTCTCTTTCTCGCTCAATGAGGAAGAGCGCGAGAAGAGAAAGTGGGGAATTGCCCCCAACTACGAGCTTAAAGGACGACGAAGCAGAAAGGAGGAATGaactctcttctttctctccctctccctctccctctcttcttattttattttaagggTTGACCAATGTCAATAAACCCACtcactgaaaaataataatgaataataataataatgataatGAATAATAATGAAAAAGTGCAATGCAGTTCAGGGACAGTACATAAGCATATCCTATAGCTCCAATTGGTCTCTCCGTCGTCGTCATCACCATTAGAGCTCAGCTTAGTTGTAACTCGGTACATTCGGGTGCCATTTTTTTGATGCGGCGGAGAGACATGGATTTGGGTTGTAAGATTGCCGGACATGAGAATGTCTCGATTCATCTAATTTAGTATGTATATGAGAGTGTTGAAaaactcctaaaaaaaaaaatggtttgtTAAAGTTTTGAGGGAGATATAAGGTGACGAGTAGCGGACGAAACGTGTTTGATTCGATAAATTGTGTTATTATGTGGTGTTTCTTTGGAGTCTCGTGTTGGTGTTTTGTTATTTGATGATAAGTTTTTTAGAGTTTCGACCTAATTAAGAATCGACAAAAGTCGACTATCTTAATTGTGGTACCACTTTACATTTCCAAATTTGATGTCTTGATTAGACAAAACAGCATACTTGTATCTCTTGACTAGGAGGGTCGTGGTTTACttcttaatttttaatttttttttgatacaatggtttacctttttttatttatttttaattctaaAATGGTTTACTTCTTAATTAGTTCACTCATGATTCTTTCTTTACGATAAGGTAAGTTATTGTGTTACTATTTCTCTTTTTAGGTGTAACTTTTACTCCATTAATACAATCTATAACCATAATCACAAGCCACTAAACGAATTAGCCCAAAAAGACCAATTAAGAAGCCTATTACTGTACTATATTAGCCCATTGACTTGAAGGCTTTTATAGTGTAAATATTAGATTTCGGAGAGGGACAGTCGACGTACGTCGCCTTAGGGTTTCAATTTACACCCTTAAAAGGCTGATGCTCAAGACGAAGAAGGAGTCGTCGGCTTTATTCTGGCCGCCGAGAAACAAGAACAGCGTCGCTCCGGACTCTGATAAGACGGACGAACGAAGATAGGAGAATTTAGGCGTGGACTGCTTAATTAATCAAAGTGTTTGCAAAATTGCAAGAGTTGGAATGGAGTCACTGATTCTGTCAGTCACTTTTGTGTGCAAGTCATGGTATGCAACAACCCTTGATCCTTTGTGCTGTCAATATCTCTATTTTCCAGACTTCTAACCTTTTCCTTGGTCCATTCTACGATAAGTTTGTAGATGAATACCATATTCATTGGATTCGTTTCAGATGcctggattttctacaaaagAAGCTTTGATACATGTTTCAGACGAATGGCCTagttctagggttttgaatttgccTGATGACCTGGTGATTTTCAAGCATTCCCGGATTATATACTCCGGAAGTAGTTGGAAAGTGGAAACTTTTGGAGCAATTGCATTTAGGTGCCAACCTCAAGAAAATTAGTGATATGTTAAATGTTTATTCACATGGCTACTTAAATGAATATTTTAAGACGTTGCTGGCATTGGACTCGCATTCACATGCCGCATTCTTGCcataaatgaagaaatatcaAAGCTTATTGTTACTTCCCGTATTGAATTTCTGTGCAATTAAGGACACGTACTGTATACgagggtgggaatggggtggggtGGTAATggggtgggaatggggtggggtttttttaaaaaaaaaaaaaaaaaacagggtgtgtgtgtttggtggggtggtaagactttggtctcatatataagaggttaggagttcgagccccatcaagggtgggaatggggtggggtttttaaaaaataaaaaaaaaaaaaaaaaaaaaaaaaaaaaaaaaggacacgTACTGTATACGAGCATGCTGCATATGGTCTTGCAGGCCCCTAAATATCAAAGCTTAAATTAGTATCCAAACTAAATTTCTTGAGGAATAGGATTTTATTCGAGATACAATGACCAATTTACAGGTGGGACGCTCCGCCGGCCCCCCTATATTAGAATTTAGACGAAAGAGGGTCGGAAGATTCAGGGTTCAGGCACTCAAATATTAGATGACTCATCAGAAGAGTCTTTGATGACGTCCGACATTGGCAAACTCTTATATCCACaaaaagtttcaattttcaattctacTATGAGTAGATATATATGTCATATGTATGTGCGGAGCTTCTGCTATCCACCTAGGTAACCCTCACCTGCTGTCTGTTAACAGCGCGTGGCGTACAAACGCTGACAGAACAGTGGCAAACCAAAAAAAGGCGTGTTTGACTCGGTTAAAAAGTTTTACCATCTCTCTTTAGGGCTGTTTTGAGTTTACAGGAGACTCGCCGTTTTCGTTTTCAGTTTTCATTTGCAGTCACCATCCAGCCACGGCTCCAAAGTGCAAACCGAAACCGAGCAATAAGCCAATAACAGACGGCAGCAAGAGTTGATCTTCGTCCACAGCAAGAGTAGAGTTCCACAAATCCCCTCGATCGGAATACCGCTTTTCTGAGAAAGCCCCCGTCAATTTGGATCCGATTGTTTGGTTAGGAGGCGGCGCTGAAGAATGAAAAATGACCGGGCTTGAGAAACGAAACCCGAAATCGAAATCGAGGTATGTGTAAACGTAGAAGGGGTAGGGGATTTGATAACGTTTCCACGCTCACTCGTGCCCGTCACTATAGCATGTCTCATCATATTTAGATTTGTTAATCATGGTTTATCCTGGGCAGGATTTAATGCATCTTCGGTTATTAATATACAATCGTATGGTTCTGGTTGTGAAACATGAAACTTAATCTATATCTGCTTGTTGTTTTGCTAACAGAATTGGTAGAGTTCCACAAATCCCCTCAATCGGAAAACCGCATTTCTGACAAAGCCCCCGTCAATTTCGATCCGATTGTTTGGGTAGGAGGCGGCGCTGAAGAAGGAAAACGGAACGGGCTTGAGAAATGAAACCCGAAATTAAACCTGGCCTTTGGGAAAAAGTCAAAATCGAGGTCACCCAATTCCAGACGAGGGGACGCTGCCCAAGTGAATTGCGTGTGAGTAATATGCAACTCTCTGTCCTTCATTGTCTTCTTGAATTTGTGGAAGTAATCGATGTAAAGTGAATATACCTTGATATTTCCTCTGCATATATGTTTCAGGCAACATTATGTCAGGATTAGTCTACATTTCTCCTGCGTATGTTCATTAGTCTACCTCTCTTATCTAGCTTGATTTGTTATTTTTGATTTCATGGTGTGCGTGTACTGTGTAGCATGCAGTTAATTAAGTGAAAGATATTTTCGAATTGTTGTTGTCAAAATGTGTTTGTGAGAATTACATTTTGAAACTACCTTCATGAAACTATAGTTAATTTCTTCATTGGTTAGCATATGCGACTAGATTAATATAAATATCAATGTGTCTATTGTTCATAATATTAGTTACCTTCTTCATTGTGGAGTTACTGACATTATGACAAAGCAAAATAACTAACTAGAAGATTTTGTGTACATAATATGTATTTTGAATTTTCGATCCATATAGACTACATATTAGCTAGCTGTTTTCTACATATTAGGACATATAGCAACTAATATAAAAGTATCAGTGCACCTTAGAAAGGAATATCCATATATTTGTAGAATAAGGCTTGGCTATCTAGCTATTCTTTGTATATGCGCTGACCTTAAGTAACCTTAGTAAAAGAGGAATATGAGAAAAAACTTTGGTCTGCTAATTCCTTCAGATCAGCTTAGGTATTGTGCAGGCTTGTTGCAAACGGGAGATCTTGCACAACCTTAATAAGCTACCTGCTTAGTATAcaaccatctatagtttgcgcGTTGACTTTCTGTTTAGATTAAGATGCCTTCCTCCTGTGCCCTGCAGCTTGATCTCTCATCACTAGTTATTTTGTATCTCAACTTTTTCCTGTTTGCTTTGCTTGCTTCAGTTTTATTactcatgcatgcatgcatgcactTTAGCATACATTATTGGTAAACTTTGCATTTGTAGCTCTCTTTGGTTTTgatatttggatttttttttttggggcgcTGCTGAATTTGTTGAATTTGAATAATTTGGTTGGTGTATATCAGTGTCAAAGTTTGTACCTTGCTTGCTCCTTGAAGATTTTCTGTCTTGCGTATCATCTGATACGAACTTCTGTCTTCTTTTTATTTGACTTTAAGTAGGTCTGCATCAATTATGTTTTCATATTGATCACTGATCATTATGTCTCATGTAAATGGTTTATAAGGTTTGATAACGTTTATAAGGTAGGGGATTTGATAACGTTTCCCTGGTCACTCGTGCCCGTCACTATAACATGTCTCATCATATTTAGATTTGTTAATCGTGGTTTTAATCTGTGCAGGATTTAATGCATCTTCGGTTATTAATATACAACTGTGTGTAGTTGTGAAACATGACACTTAATCTATATCCGCTGGTTGTTTTGCTAACAGAATTGGTAGAGTTCCACAAATCCCCTCCATCGGAATACCGCATATCTGACAAAGCCCCCGTCAATTTCGATCCGATTGTTTGGGGAGGAGGCGGCGCTGAAGAAGGAAAACGGACTGGGCTTGACAAACGATACCCGAAATTCAGCATGGCCTTGGGGAAGAGGTCGAAATCGAGGTCACCGAATTCTGGACGAGGGAACGTTGCCCAAGTGAATTGCGTGTAAGTAATTTGTAATTATTCAAGTGGAGATTTGTATGGCAGTGGTAAATATATGTAGGATTAAATGACATTCAAGTGGCGACTTGTATGCCAGTGGTCGCTAATTGATGTGAATAGTTGCAGTCCACATGAACGTTGCATAGGTGATTTCAATTTGTTCTGTGACCTGGTAGATGTAATTGAAATCGCATTAAAATGGTATGAAAATCAGTTGCATAGTTGCATGTTTAATTTTGTATGTTAGGAAATTGCGTTTGATTTTGTGGAGGCAATTGAATTGAATTAGGTCTTCATAACACGAGGGTTGAGACTGCTATTTTGTTTATGATACCATAATGATTGGCTTTTTGTGTTTGGGTTCGGACTAATAGCTGTTGAATGTGGTTAGCATAAGTGTTAATTTTATAACTGTCTATAATTGACACAGACAAACAGTCAGGACGGAGCCTCAGTGTAAATGGAGAAGAGCTACGGGAGTTAAGAAGGTATGAGGGGTTCGTTTAGAGTCAAACGTGTTGAATTTATAATTGCAATATGTGTATTATGCATATGGTTAAGCATGGCAGTCAAAACTGCAGGGAAAAGGTGGGCATGAAATACGCTCGGATGTGAGTGGAGAAACAGATGTGCGGAATGCAGAAAAGTCATATTGTGGTGCATTAGGAGGACACCCTTGTAAAATGAATACATATAATGGGTCAGAAGGGGTTGAGTCTATGAAGCTAAGGGTTGGTGAGGTGAAATTAATAATTGGGAGGGTGACACAAACAACTGCTTGTTTGGAGCGTGAGTTGGAGAGAATGGGTGAAAAAGTGCGGCATATCGAACAATCTATGTCTGATATTGTTAGTGATGCAGCCATCGAAGATATTGTTAATGAGGTTGTGGAAGCTGTAAGTGCTAGAGAAAGGGGGAAGAAGATATACATGCAAAAGGGAATGGGAATTCCCCGAACAACGAGCGTAACTCGGTTTAGGAAGGGCAATATAGAAGCACACAAAGTAAAAATTGTAGCAATTATAAACTTGACACCTTTTGATTACAGTTGTCTATGTTTAAGGTTGTTTTGTTGTAAAACAATTTGAATATAATTTGAAcatatatttgtttgttttcgtAGCATGTTAAACGTTTGGTTGATGATATGGAGGTGAAGCGGCTGAAGAGTAAAGGCCGAAAAGTCGAAAACAGATGCATCAGAGCACGAAACGAAATTTTTGTGCATTTGCAAATGAAGGTGTGATGTCAGGGAAGAATGCTGATCTATTGAGGTTCCTATTTCGTAAAAACTTTGTAGGTGAAGAGAAGTGGAGGTAAATATAACTTAAGATTTTGTTTCTTAGTAACTTTGCAGCT
Above is a genomic segment from Rosa chinensis cultivar Old Blush chromosome 3, RchiOBHm-V2, whole genome shotgun sequence containing:
- the LOC112193084 gene encoding uncharacterized protein LOC112193084, producing the protein MAYRRRQGMTRASTFKEEVVHRPPDDINPSASPLQSSNSFSASSSLAAQAIRASALSNERNRTKDFAAYEDSSAKSGFWGVLARKAKAILEEEDAEFQQNNVSGGIRSSQLNTTSSGPNQFQQQYQSSDNRMEHPAFRKGLDRITTSLNHLGDTFEKAFEEGRTIVENKTADIRHQIQRRGDHPEGQNQASYYGIKQTRSPDTQIKASRDVAMATAAKAKLLLRELKTVKADLAFAKERCSQLEEENKRLRDSREKGVNRADDDLIRHQLETLLAEKGRLASENSVYARENRFLREVVEYHQLTMQDVVYLSDEETEVYPLCSLSPRSSPPPSPPPEDLSSRITPVTKEILSAHINPQANNDASRNEVTPSSDISPSVAEEAKTPSVAEEGKTDSVAEESKIDSVAEDSKTDSVTEDTKRPPASSA
- the LOC112192129 gene encoding uncharacterized protein LOC112192129, with the protein product MALGKRSKSRSPNSGRGNVAQVNCVQTVRTEPQCKWRRATGVKKSKLQGKGGHEIRSDVSGETDVRNAEKSYCGALGGHPCKMNTYNGSEGVESMKLRVGEVKLIIGRVTQTTACLERELERMGEKVRHIEQSMSDIVSDAAIEDIVNEVVEAVSARERGKKIYMQKGMGIPRTTSVTRFRKGNIEAHKVKIHVKRLVDDMEVKRLKSKGRKVENRCIRARNEIFVHLQMKV
- the LOC112192638 gene encoding RING finger and transmembrane domain-containing protein 2 encodes the protein MEAPGGNHLDSYRAPVSSNSSSRRYGMLSASNFIQAPLSALLEYSGLLRGRSSHQEAESLIGGRSAAAFREHHHGQVDQSSNDGEVSIRIIGAGEQEHDREGGGLVVGQLRESSLLQNDVSGQPIARVGSVTVVSEEGQGDGRTDVGSGDGMSQSMNGSADGEAGDGAGANGRDSSYQRYDIQQAARWIEQVLPFSLLLLVVFIRQHLQGFFVTIWIAAVMFKSNDILRKQTALKGERKISVLVGISIAFAVHVIGVYWWYQNDDLLYPLVMLPPKVIPPFWHAVFIIMVNDTLVRQAAMVIKCILLMYYKNSRGRNYRKQGQMLTLVEYLLLLYRALLPTPVWYRFFLNKEYGSLFSSLMTGLYLTFKLTSVVEKVQSFFAALKALSRKEVHYGAYATSEQVSAAGDLCAICQEKMHAPILLRCKHIFCEDCVSEWFERERTCPLCRALVKPADLRSFGDGSTSLFFQLF